In Polyangiaceae bacterium, the genomic window ATCTCGGGTCCCGGCGGCTGACTGCCGAGCGATGCGGGCGGCGGCCGCGAGCTCCGCGGCACCGGCGCCTGCTTGACCAAGGTCCCGGCCTTTGCCTGCGCGAGCAGCGCTTCCGCCTCCGGGAAGTCGTGCGTCTCGTTCAGGACGCGCACCAGACGCTCGATCAGGCTCTCCTCGTCCAGCGTGCCGCGCAGGTAGAGCAGTCGAGAAGCGAGGTAGGTCGTGGCGTGACGGAAGAAGTAGTTGTCCCCGAGCTGGGCGAGCAGGTGCTGCGCTTCGTCGAGCTCGCCCGAGTCGAGCTTGCGGTCGATGACCGCGAGCCGAGGATGATCCAGCGGGCTCCTGCTCATCGACCGGGAAGTCTAGAGCACATCGTGGAACCTCGCGAGCGCCCGCTCGCTCACAGGCTCTTCGCGCAGCGGAAGCCGATGGCGGGGTGGCGGCGCTCCGGCTCGGCGGCGAAGCGGAAGCTCGGGTGCAGCCATTCCTCGCGGGCGCCGTTCCAGGACCCGCCTCGGATCACCTTCTTCTCGCCGCTCGACGGACCGGTCGGGTTCTTCTGCTCTGCGGCCGTGTAGCTTCCCTCGAAGTCGGCCACCCACTCCCAGACGTTTCCCACCACGTCCTTCGGGCCGAAGCGCGAGTCCCCCTTCGGGAACTTGCCGACGGGTGACGTGGCCGAGAATCCGTCGCTCTCGCTCTCGAACAGCACCAGCACGCCCACGCCCGCCTTCTTCGACCAGGTCACGCAGTCCAGATCGCAGGCGTTCAGGTGCGCCACCGTGGGCTTGTCGTCACCCCAGGGGAACACGCGACCGTCGGGGCCCCGCGTCGCGTACTCCCACTCGGCCTCGGTCGGCAGCCGCTTGTCGTTCTTGCGACAAAAGGTGTCGGCATCGCGCCACGAGATGCAGTTCATCGGGTGCTGCTCGCGCCCGCTCGCGTCGATGTTGCAGAGCGGGAGGAAGGCCTTCTCTTCGTGGGGCTTCATCTTGACGTAGCCGACCTCCGGCTTGAGCCGCCGGCAGGCGCCCGTCTGGCTGCACTTCTGGTAGTCCGCGACCGTGACTTCGGTCGAGTCCATGCAGAAGCCGTCTAGGGAGACGTTGTGGGCGGGCTTCTGGTTGTCCTCGGCCGCCTTGTCGTCCGAGCCCATGTAGAACTGCCCGGCGGGGATCTTGAACATGGCTCCGGGGCAGCTGTCGGACTTCGCCGGGGCCGTGACCGGCGCGCTCGCGACCGGCGCGCCGAGCTCCGCACTGACCGTGGGGGTCGCGGCGGGGCGAGTGGGCTTGTCGGAGTCCGGGCGGAGCGCGAAGAAGGCGACGCCGCCCAGCGCGGCCAGGGCGACCACGCCGGCGGCGATCATCCCGGTCTTGCTCTTGGCTGCGCCCGGCGCCGACGGCGCCGGCGTGAGCGTGGAGGGATCCACGGTGACCGCGGAGTGGGCCCGGTTCAACGCGGGCTCGGTCTTGGCGGGTTGGATTGGCGTGATGGCGGAGCGCAGGGAGTCCGGCATCGCCATGGTCGCTCCCAGGGCCTCGGCGCTGGCGGCTCGGCTGCCACTGGCTGCGGCCTCCAGCGCCGCCCAGAACTCGGAGGCGCGGGAGTAGCGCGCCGTAGGTTGCACGGAGAGCGCCTTGGCGAGGACGGCCTCCACCTCGTCGCTCACCACCGCACCCAGCGTGCGCGGCGTCGGGCGCTTCTCGGGGTGACCGGCCGAAAACGCAAGCTGTACCAGATCCTCGCCGTCGAGCGCTGGTTTGCCCACCAGCATCTCCACCGCGACCAGCGCCAGCGCGAACACGTCCGTCCAGGGTCCGGTGGCGCCGTAGCTCCGGCTGAACTGCTCGGGAGCGCCGTACTGCGGGGTGAACGAGGTGATGTTCGTGCCGGTCTTGGCCAACGCCGCTTTCATCTGCGTGTTGTCGGTGATCATCTTGGCCACGCCGAAGTCGAGGATCTTCACCGTGACCGAGCCCTGGCGCGGATCGTCGCCGAGCACGAAGATGTTCGGTGGCTTCACGTCGCGGTGTGCGATGCCTCGACCGTGCGCCGCAGCGACCGGGCCGAGCAGGCGCAACACCTCCTGCAACGAGAAGCGCGGGTGTCCGGCCTTGACCTCCGAGACGATGACGTCCTCGAGCGAGCGGCCTTCGAGCCACTCCAGCACCATGAAGGGCATCCAGCGGCCCTCCGGCGTGGTGTAGGTGCCGACGTCGCGAGCTTGCACGATCGCCGCCGTCTGGCTCGAGAGCTCGGTCAGGAGCGCGCCTTCGTTGATGAAGTCCTGCTGCATCGCCTCGCGCTGATCGACGGCCACGCTGGACAGCTCGCTGAAGAACTTGATCGCGACGGGCTTCTTCCAGATCGTGTGCTCCGCTCGGTAGACGACGGCGAAGCCGCCTTCGCCCACGGCGCGCTCGATCTTGTATTTGTCGGCGACGATTTCGCCGGCGATGCCCAAGGGGTCGCGTACCGTCATCTAGGCTTCCTCCGCTTCGAGCGATCCGAGCAGCGCTCCGCGCGCGGCCAAGTCTGCGAGCAGCCGGGCCATCCCGTCCAGTACCGAAGCGTCCACGGCGTGTCCCGCTTCGGCGCATGCGGCCTCGATGGCGGCGCCCAGGGGCTCCCCCGCCAGCAGGCGCTCGAGGACCAGGCCGGCGAGGGGGCTCGTCTCCAGGTAGCGCACCTCGTGCTCCGGGCTCCGGTAGACCAGGAGCGCGGTCGGCTGGGCGAGCGGCGGGGTGCGATCGTCGACGTCGTCGCTCAGCCGATGGACCGCGTGGTCGTAGCGCATCAGCCGGATGGCCTCGATGAAGCGGACGGGCGCGCCGAGCGCGAGCTCCCCGGGCTCCGCCCCGGGCGGGCGCGCGAGCTCGGAGGCGACCGCGATCTGCACCGCCTCGTGGCGCGCGAGATCCATCGCCCAAGCAGGGACGCGGGCGTCGGTGGGCCAGAACGGCGCGCAGAACTCCAGCAGCTCCGTCGTGACGTCGCGCAGGTAGCGGGAGCGCGGGGCCTGCTCCGCGAGATAGCGATCGAAGTACTCGTCGAACACCGGCCCGAGGCGCGCCATGCTGCGCGGGATGGCAGACTCCACCGCTTCGCGCAGCGTGCCCCTGACGAGCTTCCGGTAGACGAGCAGGCGCTCGGCGCCGTCGTCCAGGATCGCGTGCGCGTCCGCTTCGTCGACGCCGTTCCGGTCGAGCCACGCGCGGAGCGCGCCGCGGTCGTCCGGCGCGAAGCCCGGGCCGAACACCAGGTCCGCCATGGCCAGCTCAAGCGCTTCGGGCAAGCGGTGCCTCCTTCTTCGACATTGCTCGGTCGTACGCGGCCGAGAGCCGGCTCACCTCGTCCAAGAGCTCCGCGAGCTCTGGCACTTGGTTGTCGCGCTCGAGCAGCACCGGCACGGGTCCAACCCGCTCCAGCGTCCACGTGAGGAGCTCGATCACCGGATCGACCACCGGCGCGCCGTGGGTGTCGAGGATCAGGCCCGACTCCGTGCGCGTGTGCCCAGCGACGTGGATCTGGCGCACGCGCTCGAGCGGCAACGCCGCGATGAACTCCCGCGGGTCGAAGCCGTGGTTCTGCGCGTTGACCCAGACGTTGTTGACGTCGAGGAGCAGGCCCGCGTCGGCGCGCTCGAGCACCTCGCTGATGAAGTCGGCCTCCGGCAGCTCCCGCCGCCCGGGGTGGGCGTACCAGGTGATGTTCTCGACGAGCATCGGCAGGTCGAGGAAGTCTCGCGTCTGGCGCAGGCGCTCGGCGGCGCGCCGTGCGTTGGCGCTGCTCTGCTTGAGCGGGATGAGCTCGTGCATGAGGCGCGGTCCGGCGCTCGACAGGCAGAGGTGGTCGCTGTGCCACGGCGTGCCGAGGCGGCGCGTCTCGGCGCGGAGCTCCGTCAGGTAGTCGTCGCCGGGTGGCTCGCTCGCGCCCACCGACAGCGTGAGCCCGTGGGTCACGATGGGGTAGCGCTCGGCGATGCTCGCGAGCGCGGCGGGGTAGTAGCCCCCGCGGCGCATGTAGTTCTCGGGGCAGACCTCGAAGAACGCGACGTCGAGCGCGGGCCCGTCGAGGACCTCCTCGAGGAACTCCCAGCGCAGGCCGAGGCCCACACCGGTCAGCCTCCGCTCCGCGCCCGGCACGTCGCTCCTAGGGGTCAGCCGCAAGTGCCGGCGCCGCAACCCGCCTTGGCTCCGGCGGCCTTCTTGGTGGCGGGGGCCTTCTTCTTGGCCGCGGGCTTGGGGGCCGGCGCCGCGGTCGTGGTAGCCGCGGGTGCGGCGGGCGCCGCTTCGGTCGGGGCCGTCTCCTCTCCCGCCGGCTTTTCCGTGGCGACGCTCTCCCCGGCCGCAGGCTCGGCGGTCGCTTCCGACGCGGCCTCTTCGGGCGCGGACTCCGTCGCCGCAGGGACCTCCTTCGCCTCGACGGGGGACTCGGCGGGCGGGCTCGAGCCGCCGCAGGCGACGGCTCCGAGCGCGGCGAGGGTGGCTGCGATGTGGGTGAACGAGAGCTTGTGCGACATTTCCTCTGGACTCCTTGACGGGGCGAAAGATAGCGGCTTTTGGCCTGGCCGGCCCGGCTTTTGTCCGGTTCCGGGACAGTTTGCCCCGCTGACCCAAGTACTTACGCACCAGCGGGCGTGGGGTTTCGGCTCAGGGCTTCACGAGGGCGGCGGTGGCGGACAGCGTCACTCGGGCGTTGGCGCCGACCTTGGTGCCGATGAGCTTCATGCCCTGCGCCTGAAACACTCCGGCGGAATCCCGCGGCTTGATGTCGTGCGCGGCCAGCGTGACCACCACCGGACGCCGAGTCGTGAGCGCGATCCGCTCCGGCAGCGCGTCGGCGGTCGGGCGGGCGCCGTAGTCGAAGGCGACACGGATCGGGACCTCTACGTCGACGCGCACGCGATGCAAGAGCAGGTGGCCTTTCGCGGTCAGGGTCACGCTGCGGCGCTCCGCGCGCCGCTCCGCCCCCGCGTCGTCTTCGGGCAGCGCTGCCGGTTCCTCCGCGTCGGGCTCGGCCCGCTCCCGCCGCCCAGCATGAGCGCTCGGGCTGCTCGCGTCGGTCAGCGAGGTGATGGTGAAGACCGCCCAGCGCAGGCGCTCGCGGTCAGCCTCGGGGCGGGTCGCGCCGACGTCGAGCCAGTTCTGCGCATCCTGGCTACGCTCGTCGCTGCGGCCTGCGTCGCCATCCCCCTTGATCTCGATGCTGGCTACGTCCACCGCGAGCGTGCCGCGGCTCGCCGTCAGATCCGACAGGTTCACCGTGAGCTCGCCACGGCAGACGCGGAACGTACCGCGTGGCGTAGCTTCTTTGGCCTTGAGCTCGACCTTGGCTTCGCAGCGCTCGCTCACCACGTACTTCGCCGAGATCGCGGCGGCCGCGTCCGGCGGGTTCGCGAGCCAGGGCTCCTTGCGCTCCACGGGCGGGGGCTCTGGCTTCGAGCACGCGCCGAGCGCCAGCACGAGCCAGCCGAGCGCGCGTGCTCTCATCGCCACACTCCGACGCTCAGGCCCCAGCTGAAGTAGTGGCGCGCTCCGTCGAGCGCAGCCGCAAGTCGCCACTCCGTGTCTTCGTCGAAGATCCCGAACGCGGTCCATGGGAACAGCTTCTGGTCGAAGCCCAGGGTCCCGTGCAAGCGCGCTTTGGCTCCCCGCGACTCGAAGCGCGTGGGCTCGCCGTAGCTGCCCGCGCGGAGCTTCAGCCAGTGCGGGACGACCTCGGTTTCGACTCCCAGGCGAGGCGTGTACGTCGCCTTCCGCCCCGAGCGCTGCACCCTGCGCTCGATGAAGGACTCGACGCCCACGCTGTTTCTGACCGGACCGGTGATCAGGAGCGAGGTCGAGATCAGGACGTAGAACCGCTCCATCGCCTTGGCTCGCTGCCGCAGCCGCTCGCGCAACGTCCTGAGCGCCCGCTCGCGGTGCAACTCGTCCAGGCCCGCGTCGCTGGCGCTCTCCGCTTCCAAGGCCGCTTGGCGCGCGGCGGAGGGACGCTCGGCGGCGAGCGCCCGCTTCCGTCGCGCTCGCTCCAGCTCCTTCCAGCGCAGGTAGCGATCCAGCCGCGCCAGGGCCTCGTCGGGGTCGACCCAGCGCGGGTTGAGCGGGCGCGGCCCGAGCTGCAAGGCGAGCCCCACGTCGATGTCCCAGGGCAGCGTCACCTCGTTCGGCAGGTACAGGTCGATGCCGTTGCGGCTGACGACGCGGTCGCCGGCGGCGTCCTTCGGGACGTCCGCGCTGAGCTCGTTGGTGATCACCGCGGACCGGACGGCGACGCCGATTCGGTACGGATCTCCGTTCGGGCGGTACATCGTGCCGAGCTCCGCCGCCGCGCCTTCGATGTGGAACAGCTGCTTGGGCTCACCGGGCTCCGGAGCCTGGTTCTCGACCAGGAGCCCGGTGCCGCGGCTGCCCAGGCCGAGCAGGAACTGTCCGTCGAACCAGGAACGGGCGACCTGCAAGCGAACGCCGCCGAAGCGAGCGTTCAGGCCCAGGCTCTGCCCGTCCGCCGAGGCGACCTCGAACGTCGTGTAGTGAATCGACGCGCCCACACCCCAGCGACCGAGCTGGAGGTTTGCGGCGAGATCCAGGAACAAGGCGTCCGACTGCGACGCCGACACGCTGGTGCGGTCGCCGCTGTTGAACAGATCGTTGCCGCTGACGGCCGCGGGGAAGGTCAGCCCGAAGCCGAGGTCGTAGTCCGTGTGGTCGAAGGAGTGGACTGGGCGCATCGCCGGCGCCACGGGGTTCTGTGCGTTGCCGTCGACGCCCTCCGCGATGGCGACGTAGGCACCTGCCAGGCCGAGCACCCGCGTTCCGGCCAGCACGACGCCCTGGGTGAGATCGACTCGGTAGTCGCTGGTGGCAATCGTCGAGCCCTCCGGCCCGAGCGGACCCGCAGCCTGCGCAGTGGCTGCGGCGGTCAGCAGGGCGGCGAGAGCGCCGGCAGTTCCCAGGCGGCGGACGAGCACGGGGGCAGGATACTGCGCCCGAGCAGGAAGCGTGCAATAACGACCGGCGTCATGCAGCTCGCCGGAGCGGTCATCGGGGGGGACTTCCGGGTGGAGCGGGAGCTCGCCCGCGGGGGCATGGGAGGGGTGTGGCTGGCGGAGCAGATCAGCACCGGCCAGAAGCGCGCACTGAAGATCATGCACCCGACGCTGATCGCGCAGGCGCGCATGCGCGAGCGCTTCGAGCAAGAGGCCCGGGTCGGCGCGCGCATCCCCAGCGAGCACGTCGTCGAGGTGATCGCCGCCGGGGTGGACTCGGCCCTCGGCATTCCGTGGCTCGCCATGGAGCTCCTGCACGGCGAAGACCTGGGTCAGCTCTGCGCGCGCCGGGGCACGCTCGGGGCGCAGGAGATCGTGCCGATCTTTCGCCAGCTGTGCCACGCGCTCGCGGCGGCACACTCCGTGGGCATCGTGCACCGCGACGTGAAGCCCGAGAACATCTTCCTCGCCGAGGTTCACAGCGCAGAGACGACCCGCCAGCTGAAGGTCCTCGACTTCGGCATTGCCAAGCTGGCGGCCGAGGCCAAGGAGAGCGGGACCGGGCAGGTCGGAACGCCGCTCTGGATGGCGCCGGAGCAGAGCGATCCTCGCGCCCAGATCACTCCTGCCGCCGACGTCTGGGCGCTGGGGCTCATCGCGTTCCGGTTGCTCACCGGACGGCACTACTGGCACGCGGCGAACGAGCCGGGCGCCGCGCTGAGCGCGCTGTTCCGCGAGACGCTGATGGACGTGTTGGTCCCGGCGTCGGAGCGAGCGCGGGAATACGGTGTCGAGCACCTGCTCCCGCCGGGCTTCGACGCTTGGTTCGCCCGTACCGTGGCGCGGGAGCCGGGCCAGCGCTTTCCCGAAGCGCACGCTGCGTTCGTTGCCTTCGAAGCGATGCTGAACGGAACGCTGCCGAGCCTGCCGGTGCCGACTCCGGCCCTCGCCAGCGGGTCGATGCCGGGGATCTCCGCGTCCCACCCGGTGAGCGCCTCGGCGCTGCCGCCGCGGCGTGCCTCGAAGGCCCCGCTCTTGATCTTGCTCGGGGCCGGATTGCTCTTGGTGGGCGGGGTTGCCATCGTCGCCGTCGGGGCGGGCGCGTGGCTCTACACCAGCGAGAGCCCCAGCGAGAGCTCCGCGGCCCAGGCGGGCGCAGCGACTCCCGCCGACCCGGCGCCGACGGGGGCGACCGCGAGCCCTGCGGAGCCCACTCTGGGGACCTCGTCGGCGTCGAACGCGAAGTCGCCGCGCTCGACGACCGCGACGAAGACGACCCCTGTCGTTGGCGACAAGGTCCCCGCGGCCGAGCCCTCGCCAACCCCGACCGAGGCTCCGGCCCCCGCGCCCACCCCCGCGCCGAGCGCCGCATCGAGCGGCGAG contains:
- a CDS encoding SUMF1/EgtB/PvdO family nonheme iron enzyme, which produces MTVRDPLGIAGEIVADKYKIERAVGEGGFAVVYRAEHTIWKKPVAIKFFSELSSVAVDQREAMQQDFINEGALLTELSSQTAAIVQARDVGTYTTPEGRWMPFMVLEWLEGRSLEDVIVSEVKAGHPRFSLQEVLRLLGPVAAAHGRGIAHRDVKPPNIFVLGDDPRQGSVTVKILDFGVAKMITDNTQMKAALAKTGTNITSFTPQYGAPEQFSRSYGATGPWTDVFALALVAVEMLVGKPALDGEDLVQLAFSAGHPEKRPTPRTLGAVVSDEVEAVLAKALSVQPTARYSRASEFWAALEAAASGSRAASAEALGATMAMPDSLRSAITPIQPAKTEPALNRAHSAVTVDPSTLTPAPSAPGAAKSKTGMIAAGVVALAALGGVAFFALRPDSDKPTRPAATPTVSAELGAPVASAPVTAPAKSDSCPGAMFKIPAGQFYMGSDDKAAEDNQKPAHNVSLDGFCMDSTEVTVADYQKCSQTGACRRLKPEVGYVKMKPHEEKAFLPLCNIDASGREQHPMNCISWRDADTFCRKNDKRLPTEAEWEYATRGPDGRVFPWGDDKPTVAHLNACDLDCVTWSKKAGVGVLVLFESESDGFSATSPVGKFPKGDSRFGPKDVVGNVWEWVADFEGSYTAAEQKNPTGPSSGEKKVIRGGSWNGAREEWLHPSFRFAAEPERRHPAIGFRCAKSL
- a CDS encoding putative DNA-binding domain-containing protein, with the translated sequence MPEALELAMADLVFGPGFAPDDRGALRAWLDRNGVDEADAHAILDDGAERLLVYRKLVRGTLREAVESAIPRSMARLGPVFDEYFDRYLAEQAPRSRYLRDVTTELLEFCAPFWPTDARVPAWAMDLARHEAVQIAVASELARPPGAEPGELALGAPVRFIEAIRLMRYDHAVHRLSDDVDDRTPPLAQPTALLVYRSPEHEVRYLETSPLAGLVLERLLAGEPLGAAIEAACAEAGHAVDASVLDGMARLLADLAARGALLGSLEAEEA
- a CDS encoding DUF692 domain-containing protein, giving the protein MTGVGLGLRWEFLEEVLDGPALDVAFFEVCPENYMRRGGYYPAALASIAERYPIVTHGLTLSVGASEPPGDDYLTELRAETRRLGTPWHSDHLCLSSAGPRLMHELIPLKQSSANARRAAERLRQTRDFLDLPMLVENITWYAHPGRRELPEADFISEVLERADAGLLLDVNNVWVNAQNHGFDPREFIAALPLERVRQIHVAGHTRTESGLILDTHGAPVVDPVIELLTWTLERVGPVPVLLERDNQVPELAELLDEVSRLSAAYDRAMSKKEAPLARSA
- a CDS encoding YceI family protein; its protein translation is MRARALGWLVLALGACSKPEPPPVERKEPWLANPPDAAAAISAKYVVSERCEAKVELKAKEATPRGTFRVCRGELTVNLSDLTASRGTLAVDVASIEIKGDGDAGRSDERSQDAQNWLDVGATRPEADRERLRWAVFTITSLTDASSPSAHAGRRERAEPDAEEPAALPEDDAGAERRAERRSVTLTAKGHLLLHRVRVDVEVPIRVAFDYGARPTADALPERIALTTRRPVVVTLAAHDIKPRDSAGVFQAQGMKLIGTKVGANARVTLSATAALVKP
- a CDS encoding serine/threonine protein kinase codes for the protein MQLAGAVIGGDFRVERELARGGMGGVWLAEQISTGQKRALKIMHPTLIAQARMRERFEQEARVGARIPSEHVVEVIAAGVDSALGIPWLAMELLHGEDLGQLCARRGTLGAQEIVPIFRQLCHALAAAHSVGIVHRDVKPENIFLAEVHSAETTRQLKVLDFGIAKLAAEAKESGTGQVGTPLWMAPEQSDPRAQITPAADVWALGLIAFRLLTGRHYWHAANEPGAALSALFRETLMDVLVPASERAREYGVEHLLPPGFDAWFARTVAREPGQRFPEAHAAFVAFEAMLNGTLPSLPVPTPALASGSMPGISASHPVSASALPPRRASKAPLLILLGAGLLLVGGVAIVAVGAGAWLYTSESPSESSAAQAGAATPADPAPTGATASPAEPTLGTSSASNAKSPRSTTATKTTPVVGDKVPAAEPSPTPTEAPAPAPTPAPSAASSGELKPIDVAAVQKKVSSAAAAAAVACAPNKTPGAASETYTGSCGFRPDGSGTGSMSGSGGAQACVQGKMLSIRIGKYAHPQEWHVETFPWTVTVK